Genomic DNA from Streptococcus uberis:
TAGTCCTTCATTTGTTGTTAAACCTAATTGATAGTCTAACTGTTTTGCGATATCAAGTGTTGTCTCATTATAACGACCGGCCGGATAGGCAATAGCTATCGTCCTTTGATCGAGTTCTTGGTTAAGGTAAACCATAGAATCTTTCATTTCAAGTTCTTGTGTGGCAGAATCTTGTTGTGATAAGTCAGGATGATTAACAGTATGGTCTTGGAAGGACATGCCATGTTCTTTCATCTCTTTCATTTGAGGGACTGTCAAATTAGCCACACTTGCTTTTTCTGTTAAACCAGTGATGACATTATTTGTAGCCTTGGCATTGTATTTTTTTAGAATTGGATAAGCTACATGATAAAAATCAATCATGCTATCGTCAAAAGTCAACCAGACTATTTTTTCGGATGGAACTTCGTTTTTAGTAAGAACACGGTAAGTTTCTTCAGGTGTTAGGAAGTAGTAACCAGCTTCCTTCAAGGCTTTGATTTGACTTTCGAAAAGGTCGGGTGCAACAATTAAATTGGCATTTGCTGCTTCCTCAGGAGCCATAACATGGATAGCGTGGTACATTAAAATAGGAACTTTAACAGGACTAGTTTTTTTGATCCAAGTTTGAGAATCATTGGAAAGAGATTGCCTTTTTTTGGCCTGATTAGTGGTATTTTTTGAAACCTTGTTAGACTTATTGACAGTCTCAGTTCTGTTTTGAGAAGGTAAAAGTTTTGCTTGGAGTTCTTTTTTGAATAAAAATCCTGTAAAGAGCAAGAGTGTTGAAAATAACAGGATTAGAAAAAGGGGAATGATTTTCTTTTGTTGTTTTTTTTGCCGGCGCATGTTAGTTAC
This window encodes:
- a CDS encoding polysaccharide deacetylase family protein — protein: MRRQKKQQKKIIPLFLILLFSTLLLFTGFLFKKELQAKLLPSQNRTETVNKSNKVSKNTTNQAKKRQSLSNDSQTWIKKTSPVKVPILMYHAIHVMAPEEAANANLIVAPDLFESQIKALKEAGYYFLTPEETYRVLTKNEVPSEKIVWLTFDDSMIDFYHVAYPILKKYNAKATNNVITGLTEKASVANLTVPQMKEMKEHGMSFQDHTVNHPDLSQQDSATQELEMKDSMVYLNQELDQRTIAIAYPAGRYNETTLDIAKQLDYQLGLTTNEGLASADDGLLSLNRVRILPNTSAEILLSQIKIP